CCCAcctaaaatttataaaatctaaaaactgGCAAGTCACATAATTGTAATAAAGCTTCTTGTATAAAGCTGTCCGTTGTTGTGTCTGTGATgtgcaataaaatgtttgaaatgcACTTTATGCccttcgaaaattgaattaaaattaaatgttgtaTAGCGTGTGTCAGAGTTCCGCTGCCCATCAAACGATTATATTATTCTACAAGTTTGATCTTGAAGTGTCTCTCTGAGACACTTTCAATTCGGAAATTGTTTCATCAATTTGCATATTAAAGTAACCGAAAGTACTTGTAATAGCCACcagttttacaaaatttgtgtaaattGAATTGTGTATGTAACTAGTCTTCTTTGCAAGGTTGAAgttaaatttcgatttttttttgttttgtttttccgtTAAAACGAACAAAGGCTTGTTTGATAATTCAATTGATTGataaaattatcgattatttccTTAGGATCGATTATCAATGTCTTgaagaaatcgatttttttatcgataatcgataaatatcgactgataatcggcaATTCTGCCGTACAATTTGCATAAGAGactcaatgaaaattttacacaaaaaatcatttgtttgaattatTCACTACGTCTTTCaagcaaattacggcagaattgtcgactgataattcgataatcaaattatcagtcgatattcaTCGCTTATCGATattagatcatcttcaagtcacttaagtttcgttcgTTCCTAAATTACTTTAATGTGGATGGCATTTGAAACGTCCTTAAGGTTATCtattgatatttttcagtgaacatgTCTAAACGCACATTAActtgaattattaaaatatacaAATAGAGCCTCATACAGCATGCAATTGCAATACGCATATGGTTATTataattgtaatttattataaattatgtACTTGAGTGTATTGATAacgataaataaaaagaatttgataaaacagaaattgaCCTATAAATTGATTCGATGCATGTCGCTCAAATGCCTAATTTGTAAGGGTCAACACTGAAAGGTCCTTATATTGAATAAGAGAACTTTCTAGGAAATATGTAATACTACACCGTTGAGGACACTGATACATTTATTCAGGAAAAAGACCACTTTAGAGTGAAATCGGCAAATTTAATGCCTTTAAGAGTCActgatattattgagttatagatCATTCTGTTGAACTGTGGCGAGGAAAAtgtagtactacgtttggtgaaactcattttgttgtcgacgctCGAGGTCGTGAAGTAAGGGTCTGCCAAAAGGGGCCCAAATCGTTTTCTTGCTTTTAACTAGCCTTGAAGGTCTTGTAGAGACGTCCATTTTGAGTACACACCCCAAGGTCTATGTTGGCTGTTCATTGATTTTAGGTGAAATAGGTGATTTTCAAGTCAGCTTAGAGTCCTATTTCAGTACAATTTGGTACATGATAGTTGcttcataaaaaaacgaaaaattttacagACATGCCGTAGAGcaattttttgctcagaatAACGGTCGttatcgattaaaaatattaaaacgtcataaagcaacaattttttttctgcgcTTTCAGAATAatcttgaaaatgtatggaaaaaatcgtttttttcacAGTCGACTATGGGGAAGGATCTAGTTGAAGACTAAGTAAAGTGGTTTCGATCTCTATTTAGGTCATAGAACTCAGTTCTGAAGTCATTTTGTgggtacattttcaaaaaactttatctTCGTTGAGGACAGCCGTGGTATGGTAAGATAGTCTAACCTCTTCAGTATCATGCCATGGAAAAAGATCCTTGGATAAGTTTCACTGCAACGACTGAAAGTCAACCCTAAATCGACGAAACAATTTCGCAACAagtcaacgaatcgaatgagctataaatCAATAATACCTgtgaccccttgtcccaaagtttttcgaaaatttcgcgATCACACTCTTAATTTGCCGGTTTGACTTAATAGTAGATTAAAGCTTGCACGTTGAGGAGTTGGGTGAGATGCATGAGATCCATTTTATAAACAAACTTCAATGAAATTCTCCTAAACTTCACTCACTAGTACTTCACgggcaaaatcttttacatgcttttgttttccctagagTCAAAAGTGGTaacctagggaaaacaagaaatttggtttaggtgtcaaaagcatgtaaaatccattacaaaacttgggataaaagttgaaaagtctcgttttcatgTCTCTATTGACCTCGGCCTCGCCTCGGATCATCAagtttcacacgaaaactatacttttcaacttacacaggcaattcaatttttacgtCAACTTATAAGTAAAAATAGTAATCTCCCTAATAGGTCTTCAAGTTGCGTAAATAAATGGTATGCACCACCGTGTGCTGtgcaatataaaatgaaagctaaattttgaaattttgaacgGAGATTTCCGTGTTCTATATACTACGTTGTACGACGGTGACAAAAAAGAACTATAATCCAGGCGACAACTCGAAAACACTTTCGTCGAGTCATTGAGAAATAACTTTGTTTTGCTGGTTTCAAAGTCCACATCAATAAAAATACGCAACGACTGTATTTGCGTATTATAGGAAATGAATGTAGAGTAGAAAGTACACTGACTTGAACGATTGCCTCAGTGTCTGGATCGTTTTTTCGCTtgcacaatttatttaaatcggTCATCACCATCACTATATACCCGCTCTCTATTTAATTATATGGATGACAATCATCGCTTTTCTTCGATATAATATCAAATCGACTCACTAAATTATGTCTCAGAAAATGTCTCAGCCGGATTAACATTCCAGGTAGACAGTCGAAATGCACACACTTATCTAAGcggaatgaaacaaaaatctattgtGAACTTAAATCGTTATCAATTTATCGAATTTATGGAAATggcaattttatcaattttacccacaacaaaaaaacaaattttgaatggTAGGGCACTTCGGCCTGAACGCTAAATCATTACGGTTCTAGATTCCAATTAAGTAaaactgaaatattttaaacgaaacgacACGACACTCGATGATGGATCAGATAATGATGGCATTAGTTTTGATTAGCATTTTTAGTATAGGTAAGTGAAATTGTGTTGTGATTAGAGAAGAGAATTGTGTTTTTCGATCAATGTTCAATCGGTTAAATCGTTCGGATAAAAATTCCACGCAGCAAATGGACAGTTATCCTGCTACGTCTGTACGGATTGTCCATACATTGACGCCGATATGGTGTCTCAACCATGTGATTTTGTGTCGCCACCTGATACTACTACAACTACGACGCTGAGTACGACAACTCCACCACCGGAGACAACAGTTATGCCGCCGGAAACAACAAATTTGCCTCCGGACACAACAACTTTGACGCCGGACACATCACCTTCAACACCAAATACACCGCCGACCGCCACCACCACAAGgtaaaaaacagaaactttcgaaattcaaatttttttccgaaaGTTCTGTTGTATTTTTCCATCAGTATCATTCCGCCCACAATATCTAATTCGTCCTCACAAAACGATTTGCTGATAAATGAATCAATCATCGAAGTGACGACCGATAAATCAACGGATCTATCGGACGAAAATAGTGATagaacacaaatttcactCGGTCCACCATATAGGAAGTTGATCCACCAAACGACTGGAAGTCAACACCACTGTTTTCGCATTGGAAGAACCGGTAATTGATCTCCAGTATTTCTCTCGCTGACAATTTGACTAAGAGTGATCGTTCTTATTACAGTTGGCGATAGAACAGAAGTGGTTCGTGGATGTGTGGTTCCGGCCAATACGATACACGAAACATGCGTCCGAGCGAATAATGGTATTACTCCAATAAGTTGTCGCATTTGTCAGAACAACGAATGTAATGCTACGTCGCGGAATACTTCGATATCAGTAGTTCTATTGCTCACGACAATTGTATCCATAAGATTTTTGcgataaatttcattcatcaattgattcgatttttcattcattcagtGAGATATTAAGTGGCATTAGTAGATGATTCTGGATGCGAACATGGTGTTCGAGCGCCATCTGGTCGCATTTCGAAGAAATCGCCAGTTTTGCACTCTGTAGAAAAAAGCTCTAAAGCTCTCAAGCTTTGAATGGAAATTGGCCGTTCAATTTGACCATTGtgcttttgataaattttatggaaataagAAGTAAGACAAACtgcgaaatcatttttcattccaaaTATTTGTGTTGAAGATTAGATTCAAATGTGGTGATTTGGTGTATAATTgattataatttgattgatCAAAATAGGTAGATTTTTgcacatcaaaattttatatctTGCAATTAATGTAGTATCATGAGTTCAAGtcttataaataaaataacgaATTTATCTTCGTCTTGGCTAAAAATTACTTGAAACAGAAATTTGTGTCTTAGCGCGATAAGCAATGGGAAAACTTCCGTTAGAAAAGCTAGATTGGAAATACAAGTGATTGACCTATTTCTACTGTGAAATACTTTCAGCTAAACGCCTTTTACTCGAATTTGGAGAGTGTTGTTAGTGCCATgcgacattttttgttcactTAGATGTGTCCAGTTGTTGATATGgtgaaatagaatttttttgtgtgggaaaatttttaagaatataCGAAAACCACCACAAATTTTCTTGGCTTTAAATCGGTGAGGAAATAGAAAAGTTTAAAAGATGGACGTTTCTTTGGCTAGGAATAAAACTCTTTGAAACATGGGTCAACAAAGATCGTATGTATATATGCTATGAGGTCAGGCTAattgtatgttaaaactaaatgaagtagaagattttatATAACTCTGTCGAAAACGTTAAGATTGAAGATGCTTGCCTGCCTGTGGAAAGTTAATTTTCTTCGCGAAATGTCATTGGCACAATAACGTACATACCAGGTACGgtcgatttttcaaaatctgtcgatttatcttgaacgcactcattatttttgtcaaaataatatgaaaacggGTGCGTTAGAATCCGTTTTTCAAATCGTTATTTCCTCCAATGTGACATTAGACCATTAGACCAGGGTGATGTTATTTCCTCCAATGTGACATTACACCTGGGTGTTGAAAAATGAAGAGGTTCTAATAACTAATAAGATAATTAGTTATTCACCTTCAAAAGTCTTTCATCTGTCTACGAATCACTTTCCACTCTTCGCTGATATTAAGTTTTCATTTCGGTTTTATTTTACTCCCTAATGATTTTCCTTCATCTTTGAAATTAGTGTACGCGTATAATGTACATTGCACAAGACCTTATCTTCTGTTGTTATTTTGATCTTGTTACTTTACATTACTGGCTGTGTCATCTAGGCACCAATTTTATAGagaatttagttgaaaatacCCAAAATTTACTAAGTTCCTTAGGGCCCTAAGTAAATTTAGCTCTATATTGATCATTTAGGTTTCTAATCATCGCTTAGTTCTCTAATGATCACTTTACGCTATCGACTGATCACTTAGCTCTCTAGCTATTTAGTATTTACTATTTAGTACAGTGAGCTAAATCAATTCTCGCTAAATTCATAACAACCGCCTATGCAATTTGAAATGATCGCTTAGCTCCGTGTTGGTGGTGTgcgtgatataatttttcaatgaattctgggtcataattcctctaggtagtctacctctatgctTAGCTCTCTAGTGATCACTTAGCtccgaggggtgacgcacttccacacggaaaattcggcaaattcgacatttgttgtgtgctgcatatatttgctgcagactgaataatgttcccgtgtgttgtattacaataaacatgtaatatgaatattttcaaaatatagttccggcaacaatattattcagctcgtaggaatattgtgaggttcccaggtatatatttgctgtgtgctgaattatatcttcaaattagttgtgggatgtattacttaactttacctgcatgccgaatattgactaaatggtactatcgaactatacctgcatgctgaatattgactaaatgaataaagtcgtctgtatttagaatggactatgcaacaataaatttattgttttaatgaaataaaaggaagatctcaagaacatacgcataaagatgattatcaaatctaattttattccttcatttaaagttatttctatttttaccgaattaatatacaatgataatgttacatttatgcatttcaatagaaattttgacgaacgaacttttaaatccattttcggtgttaaaggcttttgaaatgttaacagaaatagttggtggtattcagcaataaatgatgggatttgtttatgtactgtccgtttgacaagaggatcgccacggttcagcagggggttttgaacatttgttttttacacgttggcacacgtgctcttgtcagattcaagattctttttacgaaggttacgctgattatactttgtgaaaaaggccaataccttgcaaatatgtcacatcttggacagaatttgacactgcaatatctgcaacatgaaaaaactaaatgttcgaaaccccctgaaaccccgtgcttccacctacgtaatatacacaaactaggtgagccaatcttaatttattaattcgcgtaatagatgctcactattaatgtgaacagtttttttgtagaaccattgaaaaaacctctaattcagaaccaggctcagaattaaaataataatatccgaTGACATTGCTTAGTGGGGAGAAGTActacatttcatagaaaataaattcaattaaatgttgttgtaTAACCCATTCTAAATGcggacgactttattcatttagtcaatattcagcatgcaggtataaatatgcctgtgtgctgcataaagcaaagtaacaacggttcaaaataAGACTGCCACTATATGCAAGCAGTATAGCAGCAGTGGTAAAGTCGTTGTCTGAGGTTAAGCATCGATGGTCGCGGTCCGTACTTGggtgggtgaccggaaaaaatgtaagcaaaaaaattctgttagcaatttaatatgatgaatttaaatataaatctacggctaataacaaataataataataaaattgaaaaaaaaaaatttgaaaaagtttttttgttttttttgctaacgcaaataaaattgataaagttaattaaatcaatttcttctattaaacgataaattaggttgtttattgaattgaaaaaaatggcgtcattttatattataaaacagGCATACTGCTAAGACCTGCACGCTGACAAATAATATCCAGCAcacaacaatattcattaggcgggcattgtatgatcctcagaccaatatgcagcacacaactaatgttctataatcgtgaagctgttcccgatttcttcgtctggggtgcatatatgagttttccgtgcatttaatccatttccatttaatccactttacaccaaaaactcctaaaagtggattttttcgctttttaacattgtactatgagttgtagtacttggttcgatcaaaatcaaccatttttaagacttttacagtatttggtaaaatgaacttttttcctatttaatccatttaatccaatttttattccatttaatccattaaatccatttaatccattaaatccatttaatccatttaatccatttaatccattaaatccatttaataccatttaatccatttaatccatttaatctagaagtgagtcacAGCTCGCTTAGCTCTCTAGTGATCACTCAACTCTCTAGTGATCACATAACTCCCTATTTAGTACAGTGAGCTAAATCAATGGTAATAATTTCGAGAAATGTAAACAATCGTAAACATTAGAATAACAGGAGAGACGCTATAACCTAACAATTTTTGTCGCCAAAACTTGCTAGAAACATTCCgcgtgaaaattttcattcgataAGCTCTTacgttttgttcaaaatgaGTAGATAATTGGTACTTCCCCACTTTGATTGACCGTTTACAACGTTTTTGGTGTATCTATCTTTCGGTTCAACAAATATTAACATCGTTTGGAGATAAGCTAGCATGTAGTTCTAGTCAGATAACATCAATTAGACCAAAATGTGACTTCaatatttgactaaaattgaaatatttggcGATTTTACGCGGTCTTAATGTTTGTTCTCGAGCGAAAATGATAATGGATTATGAAGGATTTGTGTGGCATtgtccaatttttttattccttTTACTGAATCATAAGTTTTTTATATTCTGATTTTATAGATTAGAATTAGTCATGATTTGTTTGTTGCACTTTTTTCGTTATCGAGAGATTACCAACATTACCGATGACTGTTCCCATTATTTCATTTGAGACCTCACATGTCTTCGACTTCCGTTGTCCTCACAAGCACATTATAATTATTGATAATCGAAATTCATCTGTAATTCAACTTTGCAGAATATTAGGTAAAATCATAGAGAGACTTGATCTCTAAAATCACATGCCCCCA
This region of Bradysia coprophila strain Holo2 chromosome IV, BU_Bcop_v1, whole genome shotgun sequence genomic DNA includes:
- the LOC119066477 gene encoding salivary glue protein Sgs-3-like; amino-acid sequence: MMDQIMMALVLISIFSIANGQLSCYVCTDCPYIDADMVSQPCDFVSPPDTTTTTTLSTTTPPPETTVMPPETTNLPPDTTTLTPDTSPSTPNTPPTATTTSIIPPTISNSSSQNDLLINESIIEVTTDKSTDLSDENSDRTQISLGPPYRKLIHQTTGSQHHCFRIGRTVGDRTEVVRGCVVPANTIHETCVRANNGITPISCRICQNNECNATSRNTSISVVLLLTTIVSIRFLR